In a single window of the Gemmatimonadota bacterium genome:
- a CDS encoding TonB-dependent receptor, translating into MPFISRRFATFAMLLLPVTALAAQELPRTLDTLIAVASRAHAGDAARAVTIISRDDIARSSARNVADLLGVQLGVDVYGRSAAQADISLRGSTAEQTLILVDGIRMSDAQSSHYALDLGVPLASIERIEILHGAGSALYGSDAIGGVINIVTRRGAPSLSGHARGGAFGTYGAGLAGGSHAGRVALASAAEYEQSSGYRPGTDYRIGQARLSATTGASANRLEANVALGIRDFGANTFYAPYNSSERTGTFTADARWRTLAGGWSFATTASTRRHSDRFTLVKENPALYQNEHTNWQSTGEVVARTTVVGALVALGAEASRATLTSNRLGDRSESRGALFAEVAITPTPASLVSFGVRGDRTSTYGGFVSPSLAVALPLTRRLALHGSAGRGFRAPSWTERYYSDPTSVGNADLLPEEFWSGDLGIRLASERAAGFDLTGFVRKADNLIDWVKGASAPNGSPWVATNVGEAHYRGVEASISYPLAATLQASVSGSLLHFQDSQGDGLVGKYALRPITRRATAQLSYAPRGAIRASVELVGARRATETGYLTANTRVEYRPGRIGFTLDVTNLGNAEWLDASGRFVAGRALYLGAIWR; encoded by the coding sequence ATGCCCTTCATCTCCCGTCGTTTCGCAACGTTTGCCATGCTCCTGCTCCCCGTAACGGCCCTCGCCGCTCAGGAGCTCCCTCGCACGCTCGACACCCTCATCGCCGTGGCGTCGCGGGCACACGCCGGCGATGCCGCCCGCGCAGTCACCATCATCAGCCGCGATGATATTGCACGTTCTTCAGCGAGAAATGTGGCCGATCTGCTCGGTGTTCAACTTGGTGTCGATGTCTATGGCCGCTCTGCCGCCCAGGCCGACATCTCGCTGCGCGGCAGCACGGCCGAGCAGACGCTGATTCTCGTCGACGGGATCCGGATGAGCGATGCCCAGTCATCCCACTATGCCCTCGATCTCGGCGTCCCGCTCGCGAGCATCGAGCGCATCGAGATCCTTCACGGCGCGGGTTCTGCGCTCTATGGCTCGGACGCCATCGGTGGCGTGATCAACATCGTGACCAGGCGCGGCGCGCCGTCACTCTCGGGGCACGCGCGCGGCGGAGCCTTCGGGACCTACGGCGCCGGTCTCGCGGGCGGAAGCCACGCGGGCCGAGTGGCGCTCGCCAGTGCAGCCGAGTACGAACAGAGCAGTGGCTATCGCCCTGGCACCGACTATCGCATCGGACAGGCACGCCTCTCCGCCACCACGGGCGCCAGCGCCAACCGGCTCGAGGCAAACGTTGCCCTCGGCATTCGCGATTTCGGCGCGAACACCTTCTACGCGCCCTACAACTCGAGCGAGCGCACCGGAACATTCACCGCTGATGCCCGCTGGCGCACGCTCGCTGGCGGGTGGTCGTTCGCCACCACGGCCAGCACCCGGCGGCATTCCGACCGCTTCACCCTCGTGAAGGAGAATCCGGCGCTCTACCAGAACGAGCACACCAACTGGCAGAGTACCGGCGAAGTGGTCGCACGAACGACCGTGGTGGGGGCGCTGGTGGCGCTCGGGGCCGAGGCCAGCCGCGCGACGCTCACCAGCAACCGCCTTGGCGATCGCTCAGAGTCGCGTGGCGCCCTCTTCGCCGAGGTTGCCATCACTCCGACGCCGGCATCGCTCGTCTCCTTCGGAGTCCGAGGCGATCGCACGTCAACCTACGGTGGCTTCGTGTCGCCGTCGCTCGCCGTGGCACTGCCACTCACCCGGCGACTCGCGCTCCACGGCAGTGCTGGTCGCGGCTTCCGGGCGCCCTCCTGGACCGAGCGCTACTACAGTGACCCGACCAGCGTCGGGAATGCCGACCTCCTTCCTGAGGAGTTCTGGAGCGGCGACCTCGGCATCCGGCTCGCGAGCGAAAGGGCCGCAGGGTTCGACCTCACGGGCTTCGTGCGCAAGGCCGACAACCTGATCGATTGGGTCAAGGGAGCGAGCGCCCCGAACGGGTCGCCCTGGGTCGCTACCAACGTCGGCGAAGCACACTACCGTGGCGTGGAAGCGAGCATCTCCTATCCGCTCGCCGCAACGCTTCAGGCCTCGGTGAGTGGCAGTCTGCTGCACTTCCAGGATTCACAGGGCGACGGACTCGTGGGCAAGTACGCCCTCCGGCCGATCACCCGGCGCGCGACGGCTCAGCTGAGCTACGCACCGCGCGGCGCAATCCGGGCGTCCGTCGAGCTGGTCGGTGCCCGTCGTGCGACAGAAACCGGCTATCTCACCGCCAACACGCGGGTCGAGTATCGACCCGGTCGGATCGGATTCACACTGGACGTGACCAACCTCGGCAACGCCGAGTGGCTCGACGCCTCGGGCCGGTTTGTGGCTGGGCGAGCACTCTATCTCGGAGCGATCTGGCGATGA
- a CDS encoding TetR/AcrR family transcriptional regulator, whose protein sequence is MPPALLSRDEVIDRLMRALRRLGYPGASITELSKATGLGKSSLYHYFPNGKDEMTRAVLERLRVELRGALFEPLRQSGSPKRRLTDMVETLDAFYRGGREACLLGNLVVGETREQFHVELRAIFEEWIEAVAAPLRDAGLSRSTARMRAEDAVVRIEGGLVLAGALADTAVFGRMLRQLPGELLAPVKR, encoded by the coding sequence GTGCCGCCGGCTCTGCTTTCGCGCGACGAAGTCATCGACCGCCTGATGCGTGCACTGCGGCGCCTGGGATACCCCGGGGCATCGATCACCGAGCTCTCCAAGGCGACGGGGCTCGGGAAGTCGAGTCTTTACCACTACTTCCCGAACGGCAAAGACGAGATGACACGCGCGGTACTCGAGCGGCTCCGCGTGGAGTTGCGTGGGGCCTTGTTCGAGCCGCTGCGTCAGTCCGGCTCTCCGAAGCGCCGGCTGACTGACATGGTCGAGACGCTCGACGCATTCTACCGCGGTGGTCGCGAGGCGTGCCTGCTCGGCAACCTCGTGGTGGGAGAGACCAGGGAGCAATTCCACGTCGAACTGCGGGCGATCTTCGAGGAGTGGATCGAGGCCGTCGCCGCTCCGCTGCGTGATGCGGGGCTCTCACGATCGACCGCACGGATGCGGGCCGAGGACGCAGTCGTCCGGATCGAGGGAGGCCTCGTGCTGGCGGGCGCCCTGGCGGATACCGCGGTCTTCGGACGGATGTTGCGCCAGTTGCCGGGCGAACTGCTCGCGCCGGTGAAGCGGTAA
- a CDS encoding MOSC N-terminal beta barrel domain-containing protein: MISPLRVAGLWRYPVKSLAGEPLDVATLTSTGIPGDRVVHVRGPEGVRTSRRQYRMLGLRGTLGEDGLPKVNGLPWDSAEALALVREAAGDDASLMAYEGVERFDVLPLLVATDGAVQEFGRDIRRLRPNILIGGVIGMAERGWEEAELLIGDAVIRLDSLRARCPMTTVDPDTLVRDPMVLKDIGHRFGGRLALNAEVLKEGVVRVGDPVELVI; encoded by the coding sequence GTGATCTCGCCACTACGAGTCGCGGGCTTGTGGCGGTACCCAGTGAAGTCGTTGGCGGGTGAGCCGCTGGACGTCGCAACGCTGACGTCCACCGGCATTCCTGGCGATCGGGTTGTCCACGTCCGGGGGCCGGAAGGAGTCCGCACGTCGCGGCGGCAGTATCGGATGCTCGGCCTCCGGGGGACCCTTGGCGAAGATGGGCTGCCGAAGGTCAATGGTCTGCCCTGGGATAGCGCGGAGGCGCTGGCACTCGTCCGTGAAGCCGCAGGTGACGACGCGAGCCTGATGGCATACGAGGGGGTCGAGCGCTTTGATGTCCTGCCGCTGCTGGTCGCCACCGACGGCGCAGTGCAGGAGTTTGGCCGCGACATTCGACGGCTCCGCCCGAACATCCTGATCGGTGGTGTGATCGGCATGGCCGAGCGCGGCTGGGAAGAAGCCGAACTGCTTATCGGTGACGCCGTGATCAGGCTCGATTCGCTGCGAGCGCGTTGCCCGATGACGACCGTCGACCCCGATACGCTGGTTCGTGATCCGATGGTGCTCAAGGACATCGGGCATCGCTTCGGCGGGCGCCTGGCTCTGAACGCCGAGGTATTGAAGGAAGGGGTCGTGCGCGTGGGTGATCCGGTGGAACTCGTGATCTAG
- a CDS encoding protein phosphatase 2C domain-containing protein: protein MAVIDMHTASVPVAPGQRPRDDELDLFGLTHVGKVRKTNQDHFLLCTVHPQVLVHNTSLPNPESLPLRGDRLATIMLVADGVGGRAAGADASQLAVETITRYVSSTLRCYHAAGSANEGEFEEALRTAAISAHAAVRAEAATVTEHDGMATTLTLCIVIWPWVYVVQVGDSRCYRFLNGRLRQVTRDQTMAQALVDQGVLPADKAAQTPFSNVLVSAIGGEAATPEVSRFDIRDRDSVLLICSDGLTKHVSDDELATHLGAMTSSEQLCRTLLDLAMDRGGTDNITILAGRAPK from the coding sequence ATGGCTGTGATCGACATGCACACCGCCTCGGTCCCCGTCGCGCCCGGCCAGCGCCCGCGCGATGACGAGCTCGACCTCTTCGGGCTGACGCACGTCGGCAAGGTTCGCAAGACCAATCAGGATCACTTTCTGCTCTGCACCGTGCATCCGCAGGTGCTGGTGCACAACACGTCCCTGCCGAACCCTGAGTCGCTTCCCCTGCGCGGCGATCGCCTCGCGACCATCATGCTCGTCGCCGATGGTGTCGGCGGCCGTGCCGCAGGCGCCGATGCGTCGCAACTCGCGGTCGAGACGATCACCCGGTACGTCTCGTCGACGCTGCGCTGCTACCACGCCGCGGGGTCGGCCAATGAAGGTGAGTTCGAGGAGGCGCTGCGCACCGCCGCGATCAGTGCCCACGCTGCCGTTCGCGCCGAAGCGGCCACGGTCACCGAACACGACGGCATGGCCACCACACTCACGCTCTGCATCGTGATCTGGCCCTGGGTGTATGTCGTGCAGGTGGGCGACAGCCGCTGCTATCGATTCCTCAACGGCCGGCTACGTCAGGTGACGCGCGACCAGACGATGGCGCAAGCCTTGGTCGACCAGGGCGTCCTCCCTGCCGACAAGGCCGCGCAGACACCGTTCAGTAATGTGCTGGTGAGCGCCATCGGTGGCGAAGCCGCCACGCCGGAAGTCTCGCGCTTCGATATCCGCGATCGCGATTCGGTGCTGCTGATCTGCAGCGACGGACTCACCAAGCACGTCTCCGACGACGAGCTCGCCACGCACCTGGGTGCGATGACATCCTCGGAGCAACTCTGCCGTACGCTGCTGGATCTCGCCATGGATCGCGGTGGCACCGACAACATCACCATCCTGGCGGGTCGCGCGCCGAAGTAG
- a CDS encoding serine/threonine-protein kinase: MIPERLLAALASHYRIERELGQGGMATVYLAHDLKHDRKVAIKVLREDLAASMGSARFLREIQIAAQLSHPNILPLLDSGDADGFLYYVMPYVPGPSLRERLAREGELPVHEAVRLLCEVTDALAESHKHGVVHRDIKPDNVMLSGRHALVTDFGVAKAISEATGRNTVTTLGVAVGTPTYMSPEQAAADPHIDHRSDIYAVGVMAYEMLSGRPPFTGATPQQVLAAHVTEAPDPVSKRRPAIPAALEQIVMRCLAKRPADRYQTAEELLQLLEAQATPSTGITPTQTRPVTAWSDPATRRSWLVPAVAVAVIAIGGAIAWRVAHRTGSSLAAIATQRQVTTAGTVEIAALSPDGQRVAYGERECSAASRCTYALIVQDVAGQGRLRAAEQLQSIYDVEWSGDGRSLRFTGTSNAGLFGDFLVPALGGAAPRYLSGSTTKFLGSGDSVMIAMLANPTHLTLRAAGALDLRNGQSIVIDRPGLAQVTWTPSPDRRWIAVAARSATNGRGYLVIFDRTGRAVDSIPSEKAVGGGWTDPQHFLIASVDTLSPGSLTIVEHALGTDGKVTGQVRTIVASQPMFRPMVSAGGVAFLAGQLNSAAYGMTRRTLTDTVPVTTELTGSTAGLGQLITGDGAAFVITRTSPGAGGKDVQRISLVPFGGGPERLLADGLRDVLDRSRTVAGDALVVLHREGIATRITRLDFATAAVAELGSIPDTSEITGLEVLRDGTLAWRRDDVMMSIQLRDPAGARREINTPGFTAEQLEDSPSGDGIAGWGWTYPAGDSLIVFHVAPGASTARRVVTIVVEGAPGLHWLTDGSIEIGLAETAATVALYRLDMKSGAMRRLMTLPRPFITGLSFSLDGLRMGARTNEPRRDAFVVRW, encoded by the coding sequence ATGATTCCGGAGCGGCTACTCGCAGCACTTGCCAGCCACTACCGCATCGAACGCGAACTGGGTCAGGGCGGGATGGCCACCGTCTACCTCGCCCACGATCTCAAGCACGACCGCAAGGTCGCGATCAAGGTGCTCCGCGAGGATCTCGCGGCCTCGATGGGCTCGGCACGCTTCCTCCGTGAAATCCAGATCGCGGCACAGCTTTCACATCCCAACATTCTCCCGTTGCTCGACTCCGGCGATGCGGACGGCTTCCTCTATTATGTGATGCCGTATGTGCCGGGGCCGTCGTTGCGTGAACGACTCGCTCGCGAAGGTGAATTGCCGGTGCACGAAGCAGTGCGGCTCCTCTGTGAAGTCACCGATGCCCTCGCCGAGTCGCACAAGCACGGCGTGGTGCACCGAGACATCAAACCCGACAACGTGATGCTCTCAGGCCGGCATGCGCTGGTCACGGATTTCGGCGTCGCCAAGGCCATCAGCGAGGCCACCGGTCGCAACACCGTCACCACGCTGGGAGTCGCGGTCGGCACACCCACGTACATGTCGCCGGAGCAGGCCGCGGCCGATCCGCACATCGATCACCGCTCCGACATCTATGCCGTCGGCGTGATGGCCTACGAGATGCTCTCCGGTCGTCCGCCCTTTACCGGCGCCACGCCGCAACAAGTGCTCGCGGCCCACGTGACCGAAGCACCCGATCCGGTGTCGAAGCGCCGACCCGCGATTCCTGCCGCACTCGAGCAGATCGTGATGCGCTGCCTCGCCAAGCGTCCGGCCGATCGCTACCAGACCGCCGAGGAATTGCTGCAGCTGCTTGAGGCGCAGGCGACACCGAGCACCGGCATCACACCCACGCAGACGCGGCCCGTCACGGCATGGAGTGACCCCGCGACCCGGCGAAGCTGGTTGGTACCCGCCGTGGCCGTGGCGGTGATTGCGATCGGAGGAGCCATTGCGTGGCGCGTGGCCCACCGGACCGGGAGTTCCCTCGCGGCGATCGCGACACAGCGTCAGGTGACCACCGCAGGCACCGTCGAAATCGCCGCACTCTCGCCCGATGGGCAGCGTGTTGCCTACGGGGAACGCGAATGCTCGGCCGCCTCGCGCTGCACCTACGCCCTCATCGTCCAGGACGTCGCAGGCCAGGGTCGACTGCGCGCGGCAGAGCAATTGCAGAGCATCTACGATGTCGAGTGGAGCGGCGATGGCCGGTCCCTTCGGTTCACCGGAACATCCAACGCTGGCTTGTTCGGCGACTTCCTGGTGCCGGCGCTCGGCGGCGCTGCGCCGCGATACCTGAGCGGGAGCACGACAAAGTTCCTGGGCAGCGGCGATTCCGTGATGATCGCCATGCTGGCGAACCCGACGCACCTGACGCTCCGCGCCGCCGGTGCGCTCGACCTGCGAAACGGCCAGAGCATCGTCATCGATCGACCCGGGCTCGCGCAGGTCACCTGGACGCCATCGCCCGACCGCCGCTGGATCGCCGTCGCGGCCCGAAGTGCGACGAACGGGCGCGGCTACCTGGTCATCTTCGATCGGACGGGCCGTGCCGTGGACTCGATTCCCTCGGAGAAGGCAGTGGGAGGAGGGTGGACCGATCCGCAGCATTTTCTGATCGCATCGGTGGATACACTGAGCCCAGGATCGCTGACCATCGTGGAGCATGCCCTGGGCACCGACGGCAAGGTGACCGGCCAGGTGCGCACCATCGTGGCCTCGCAACCGATGTTCCGGCCGATGGTTTCGGCCGGCGGCGTGGCCTTCCTCGCGGGCCAGCTCAACTCGGCGGCCTACGGCATGACCCGGCGCACACTCACGGACACCGTGCCGGTCACCACAGAACTCACCGGGTCCACCGCAGGATTGGGGCAGCTGATCACCGGCGACGGGGCGGCATTTGTCATCACTCGGACCAGCCCAGGCGCCGGCGGCAAGGACGTGCAACGCATCTCGCTGGTTCCATTCGGTGGTGGCCCGGAGCGCCTGCTCGCCGATGGGCTTCGCGATGTGCTCGACCGCTCACGCACCGTAGCGGGAGACGCACTGGTAGTCCTGCATCGCGAGGGGATCGCGACCCGGATCACCCGGCTCGACTTCGCGACAGCCGCCGTCGCGGAACTCGGCTCGATTCCCGACACCTCCGAGATCACCGGCCTCGAAGTCCTCCGGGACGGCACTCTCGCCTGGCGACGCGACGACGTCATGATGTCAATTCAGCTGCGCGACCCGGCCGGGGCAAGGCGTGAGATCAACACCCCGGGATTCACAGCAGAGCAGCTCGAGGATTCTCCCTCCGGCGACGGCATCGCCGGCTGGGGCTGGACCTACCCGGCAGGGGATTCCCTCATTGTCTTCCACGTTGCTCCCGGGGCATCAACTGCCCGTCGCGTCGTGACCATTGTCGTTGAAGGTGCCCCAGGGTTGCACTGGCTGACGGACGGCAGCATCGAAATCGGCTTGGCGGAGACCGCGGCGACCGTGGCGCTCTACCGGCTCGACATGAAAAGCGGCGCGATGCGTCGGCTGATGACACTTCCCAGGCCATTCATCACCGGCCTCTCCTTCTCTCTCGACGGATTGCGCATGGGAGCCCGTACGAACGAGCCGCGTCGGGATGCGTTCGTGGTACGGTGGTAG
- a CDS encoding protein kinase, giving the protein MTIDRLNAALSDRYRLERELGAGGMATVYLAHDIKHDRKVAIKVLRPELAAVIGAERFLSEIRTTANLQHPHILPLFDSGVADSFLFYVMPYVEGVSLRDRITREHQLPVDDAVRLAREIAGALDYAHRHGVIHRDIKPENILLHDGQALVADFGIALAVSTAGTRMTETGMSLGTPHYMSPEQAMGEREITARSDVYALGCITYEMLVGEPPFTGPTAQAIIARVMTEEPRALTGQRKSIPPHVEAAVFTALEKLPADRYASAAEFAAALTNPGATLARTAARPAPATRRNGLVIAGVGAVMLAAGLLVGRTLSRPAAGYAAPLVRATLDLGDSTSIRPVGNIRLAVDPTGRRVAFIGNDGTDAVIWIRDLDQDTAKPLADTKGAFAPFFAPDGESVGFFSNAGGHTSLRVIPVAGGVARTVVEDSVSSFGGADWGDDGQIYFTNSRRALARVLAAGGVATQISHPDSAAGIKEHDYPDVLPGSKLAFVMLWKGSIGSNAIGVIDLKSGETTELGPGSYARYLAPGHIAIGVSNGRILVSRFDEAARKLVGAAIPTVSDVQDEISNGTVQFGITDNGTLIYQQRHGGDVNVVWVDRTGKSVPVDTTLTGGFSGVSLSPDGTRIALAQNVSGGSQIWVKDLISGAYSRISLDLADADRPVWTPDGLDIGFLATRNTHRTAWLRRADGSDSARALGGASRDFDEVAFAKDGRFTLFRSEGSAQGTRHLLVMERGVDTVPRSLLQSRYDNFAMTLSPDGRWLAYVSDESGHAEVYVRPFPNVDSAKVAISSAGGVEPVWRRDGKELFYRNPRGDIYATTITGGVRFEHTAPQLLFSRPEMALQEFYRSYDVHPDGKRFLMLSTGGTESRSLRVVLNWGQSVTQGKAR; this is encoded by the coding sequence ATGACCATCGACCGCCTCAACGCCGCCCTCTCCGACCGCTACCGACTCGAACGCGAGCTCGGCGCCGGCGGCATGGCCACCGTGTATCTCGCCCACGACATCAAGCACGACCGCAAGGTCGCGATCAAAGTGCTCCGCCCCGAACTCGCCGCGGTCATCGGCGCCGAGCGGTTCCTGAGCGAGATCCGTACTACCGCGAACCTGCAACACCCCCACATCCTGCCGCTGTTCGATTCCGGTGTCGCCGATTCGTTCCTCTTCTACGTGATGCCGTATGTCGAAGGCGTCTCGCTCCGCGACCGGATCACCCGCGAGCATCAGCTCCCGGTCGATGATGCGGTGCGGCTCGCGCGAGAAATCGCCGGTGCGCTCGACTACGCCCATCGTCACGGCGTGATCCATCGCGACATCAAGCCCGAGAATATCCTGCTGCACGATGGCCAGGCGCTGGTCGCTGATTTCGGCATCGCACTCGCCGTCAGCACGGCCGGCACCCGGATGACCGAAACCGGCATGTCCCTCGGCACGCCACACTACATGAGCCCGGAACAGGCGATGGGCGAGCGGGAGATCACCGCGCGCTCCGATGTCTACGCGCTCGGCTGCATCACCTACGAAATGCTCGTGGGCGAGCCACCGTTCACCGGCCCGACGGCACAGGCCATCATCGCGCGGGTGATGACCGAGGAGCCACGCGCGCTCACCGGCCAGCGGAAGAGTATTCCGCCACACGTCGAGGCTGCCGTCTTCACTGCGCTCGAGAAGCTGCCGGCCGATCGCTATGCCAGCGCCGCTGAGTTCGCGGCAGCGCTCACCAACCCCGGCGCCACGCTCGCGCGCACGGCCGCGCGGCCGGCGCCAGCGACCCGGCGCAACGGCCTGGTCATCGCCGGGGTCGGCGCGGTGATGCTCGCCGCGGGACTCCTCGTCGGTCGCACACTGTCGCGACCCGCCGCTGGCTATGCCGCACCGCTGGTGCGCGCGACCCTCGACCTCGGCGACAGCACCTCGATCCGCCCCGTCGGCAACATCCGGCTCGCGGTTGATCCAACCGGTCGGCGCGTCGCCTTCATCGGCAACGATGGCACCGACGCCGTCATCTGGATCCGCGACCTTGACCAGGACACCGCGAAGCCGCTCGCCGACACCAAGGGCGCCTTTGCGCCGTTCTTCGCGCCGGATGGCGAATCGGTCGGTTTCTTCAGTAATGCCGGCGGCCACACCTCGCTTCGCGTCATCCCGGTCGCTGGTGGAGTGGCACGCACGGTCGTGGAAGATTCAGTGTCGTCCTTCGGCGGCGCCGACTGGGGCGATGATGGCCAGATCTACTTCACCAACAGCCGTCGCGCGCTGGCCCGCGTGCTGGCGGCCGGTGGCGTCGCGACCCAGATCTCGCACCCCGATTCGGCCGCGGGTATCAAGGAGCACGATTACCCCGATGTCCTCCCCGGGAGCAAGCTCGCCTTCGTGATGCTCTGGAAGGGATCGATCGGCTCGAACGCCATCGGCGTCATCGACCTCAAGAGCGGAGAGACTACGGAGCTGGGTCCCGGCTCCTATGCCCGCTACCTCGCCCCGGGTCACATCGCCATCGGTGTCTCGAACGGCCGGATCCTGGTCTCACGCTTCGACGAAGCGGCCAGGAAACTGGTCGGTGCCGCCATTCCGACCGTGTCGGATGTGCAGGACGAGATCTCGAACGGCACCGTGCAATTCGGGATCACGGACAATGGGACGCTGATCTATCAGCAGCGGCACGGCGGGGACGTCAATGTCGTCTGGGTCGACCGGACCGGAAAATCTGTTCCGGTCGATACCACGCTCACGGGTGGTTTTTCCGGCGTCTCGCTGTCACCTGACGGGACGCGCATCGCCCTGGCGCAGAACGTCTCCGGCGGCAGCCAGATCTGGGTCAAGGACCTGATCAGTGGCGCGTACAGCCGGATCTCGCTCGACCTCGCTGATGCCGATCGCCCGGTCTGGACGCCGGACGGCCTGGATATCGGATTTCTCGCCACACGAAACACGCACCGCACTGCCTGGCTGCGCCGGGCCGATGGCAGCGACAGCGCGCGCGCGCTCGGCGGGGCTTCCCGGGACTTCGACGAAGTCGCCTTCGCGAAGGATGGGCGCTTCACCCTCTTCCGCTCGGAAGGATCGGCGCAAGGCACCCGGCACCTGCTGGTGATGGAGCGGGGGGTCGATACGGTTCCGCGCTCGCTGCTGCAGTCGCGCTATGACAATTTTGCGATGACGCTCTCACCCGATGGCCGCTGGCTCGCGTATGTTTCTGACGAGTCCGGGCACGCTGAGGTCTATGTGCGGCCTTTCCCGAACGTGGACTCCGCGAAGGTTGCCATTTCGTCGGCGGGGGGCGTGGAGCCGGTCTGGCGGCGCGACGGCAAGGAACTCTTCTATCGCAATCCCCGTGGTGACATCTATGCCACGACGATTACCGGAGGAGTCCGGTTTGAGCACACCGCACCCCAGCTACTGTTCAGTCGGCCCGAAATGGCTTTGCAGGAGTTCTACCGCAGCTATGACGTGCACCCCGATGGCAAACGCTTCCTGATGCTGAGCACCGGGGGCACGGAATCGCGGTCGCTCCGCGTAGTCCTCAACTGGGGGCAGTCGGTGACGCAAGGAAAAGCGAGATGA